Proteins from a single region of Alloscardovia omnicolens:
- a CDS encoding LPXTG cell wall anchor domain-containing protein: MRKTTARSVFKRLFILIASFLACSLACVSIHSSTAYAMQAPRQWRVSSTYISLTKGKQLPQKLSETEFKDLVITEVLSQGEMISISPQYATVQDGDGFWRWKGWCWDGDMTHRHYSSLRLREERLVAISHIYSYWEFIHKDQAEAEHSETQVEQSEQDCECELECGRNPEVKPDDANDTTNKDSTNKNDENKATDDNSNKKEHVEESRQNTTPTAPAPEVSNNKNEQSAPDTSSQHDAPRAAVKAAADNHNNQEQLPQTGDIEYTPFVVVLAILGAVGVASGVALRRRKQ; encoded by the coding sequence ATGCGTAAAACTACTGCTCGTTCAGTTTTTAAACGTCTCTTCATTCTCATTGCAAGTTTTCTTGCGTGCTCGCTTGCCTGCGTGTCTATTCACTCATCAACGGCGTATGCTATGCAGGCTCCACGGCAGTGGCGTGTTAGTAGTACCTATATTTCGCTGACTAAAGGTAAGCAGTTGCCACAAAAGTTGAGCGAAACAGAATTCAAAGACCTGGTCATTACTGAAGTTTTATCTCAAGGCGAGATGATTTCGATTTCTCCGCAGTACGCTACTGTGCAAGATGGTGACGGATTCTGGCGCTGGAAAGGCTGGTGCTGGGATGGTGATATGACGCACAGGCATTATTCCTCTCTTCGTCTTCGTGAAGAAAGACTAGTAGCCATCTCTCATATTTATAGCTACTGGGAATTTATTCATAAGGATCAAGCCGAGGCTGAGCATAGTGAAACGCAAGTGGAACAGTCAGAACAAGACTGCGAATGTGAACTCGAATGTGGTCGTAATCCAGAAGTAAAACCAGATGATGCAAACGACACCACAAATAAGGATAGTACAAACAAGAATGATGAGAACAAGGCTACGGATGATAATTCCAATAAAAAGGAGCATGTAGAGGAATCTCGTCAGAACACAACACCGACTGCACCTGCACCGGAAGTATCTAACAACAAAAATGAGCAGTCAGCCCCTGATACCTCATCTCAGCATGATGCTCCACGTGCTGCAGTAAAGGCTGCTGCAGATAATCACAATAATCAGGAGCAATTGCCACAAACAGGTGACATTGAATATACTCCGTTCGTTGTTGTACTTGCTATCTTAGGAGCCGTGGGTGTAGCGTCTGGTGTAGCTCTCCGCAGACGTAAACAGTAA
- a CDS encoding FAD:protein FMN transferase: protein MSIILDFPQALGSGIVISSSEKLPDKRKDDLYIKLNHIIEDFDHSFSRFRADSLVSALAGSDESSVEFPEYAVPLFDIYDVMFAASGGTFTPTVAEHLVRMGYGHNFFDVPSQTAQWGTHVYRKPDAPHILHTTQPVQLDFGAAGKGYLVDLLAAEVKQHLTQFTVNAGGDIFTTQKMTVGFENPWDFNEAVGVIELEPYTALCASAPSRRRWTALDTANEVHHLVNALTGKSATTVAAVWSSVHSQDAPAFPTAWADALSTALFICAPEDLLLDSIPPWSCARLLSNKQAEHSANWDGTFFRL from the coding sequence ATGTCAATTATTCTTGATTTTCCTCAAGCACTTGGTTCGGGTATTGTCATCTCAAGTTCTGAAAAGCTGCCCGACAAGCGCAAGGATGATCTTTACATAAAGCTGAACCATATTATTGAAGATTTTGATCACAGCTTTTCACGGTTTCGTGCCGACAGTTTAGTAAGCGCACTGGCTGGCTCAGACGAGAGCTCTGTAGAATTTCCGGAATATGCCGTCCCTCTTTTTGATATTTATGATGTCATGTTTGCAGCCTCTGGAGGTACTTTTACGCCTACAGTTGCTGAGCATCTGGTGCGCATGGGGTATGGGCATAATTTCTTCGATGTGCCTAGTCAAACAGCTCAATGGGGAACTCATGTGTATAGAAAACCCGATGCTCCGCATATCTTGCATACAACACAACCCGTTCAGCTAGATTTTGGTGCTGCTGGAAAGGGCTATCTTGTGGATCTTTTAGCTGCTGAGGTCAAACAGCACCTGACGCAGTTCACGGTGAATGCAGGCGGCGATATATTTACAACCCAAAAAATGACGGTCGGTTTTGAAAATCCTTGGGATTTTAATGAAGCCGTGGGTGTTATTGAACTTGAGCCTTATACTGCGTTGTGTGCGTCTGCTCCCTCTCGCCGTCGATGGACAGCTCTCGATACAGCGAATGAAGTGCATCACCTTGTGAATGCGCTTACGGGTAAGAGTGCCACAACTGTGGCTGCCGTATGGAGCAGCGTTCATTCGCAAGATGCACCAGCATTTCCTACTGCGTGGGCTGATGCTCTCTCAACTGCACTTTTTATATGCGCTCCTGAAGATTTGCTGTTAGATTCTATTCCCCCATGGTCATGCGCGCGACTGCTCAGCAACAAGCAAGCAGAACACAGCGCCAACTGGGATGGGACATTTTTTAGGCTATAA
- a CDS encoding FTR1 family protein: MSAIQHTFRRIMRACMAVAVIIFMAVMLLVSLVIPTHSVLGHGGFSASTGYGISFAAEQQSISIPATADKDSWAEVAALVERDLQEGIAAVNTKDTSSAASAFQRAYNMDFVASNFAVVAPQYVDAQQARTVQSELMAFTTDVFVSSQLSTLPQRVTTTIAAVKSLAVALDANPQVTSPREFATARAHKIAQEREKLDAAKVRKNTGRGSRTWSDVALEMNSILDKAQTAATTGDNGRKGSDLVNEAYYQYYEKLGFEKTVMSAISGACVSEVENQFKETRKSMVGGKSEAEITKNVQTLKSMITSDAKALDEGAAARVNPFVSFVTSSFGQAFIILLREGLEAILVVAAVIAYLAKQGLKRMFRYIYAGVVAGIAASAVMAAALTFIFKAAGSHQEVFEGITALIAMVMLLYTSNWMLSKSSHEAWSAYVDEKTKKSISHGSVMSLALLSFLAVFREGAETVIFYEALMSMTTDNDYMPIVWGALAATVALIAIFLIIRFTSVKIPYKQFFTVMSILLSVLVVIFAGSGLHELIEADVFDGIYMANWPTNDFLGLYPYVQTVVFQIVMAIIVIALYIVSSVRRARLTRARNDQELHN, translated from the coding sequence GTGAGCGCAATCCAACATACATTTCGTCGCATAATGCGTGCATGTATGGCAGTGGCAGTCATCATATTTATGGCTGTCATGTTGCTTGTTTCTCTCGTGATTCCGACGCATAGCGTGCTCGGGCACGGTGGTTTTTCTGCCTCAACGGGCTATGGGATTAGTTTTGCTGCTGAACAGCAGAGCATCTCCATTCCTGCCACGGCTGATAAAGATTCATGGGCAGAGGTAGCTGCTCTTGTAGAACGCGATCTTCAAGAAGGTATAGCCGCTGTAAACACGAAAGATACGAGCAGTGCTGCCTCAGCTTTTCAGCGCGCTTACAATATGGATTTTGTTGCCTCTAATTTTGCTGTTGTCGCACCACAGTATGTAGATGCGCAGCAGGCTCGCACAGTGCAGTCAGAGCTGATGGCATTCACAACAGATGTTTTTGTGTCTTCGCAGCTATCCACTCTTCCGCAGCGTGTAACAACCACAATTGCCGCTGTTAAATCTCTAGCCGTAGCTTTGGATGCGAATCCACAGGTGACATCTCCTCGAGAATTTGCCACAGCACGTGCACACAAAATAGCTCAAGAGCGCGAAAAACTTGATGCGGCTAAGGTACGTAAAAATACGGGACGCGGTTCACGCACATGGTCTGATGTTGCCCTAGAGATGAACTCCATTCTAGATAAAGCACAAACAGCAGCTACCACTGGCGACAACGGCCGCAAAGGCTCAGATTTGGTGAATGAAGCCTACTATCAATATTACGAAAAGCTAGGCTTTGAAAAAACGGTGATGAGCGCTATTTCCGGCGCTTGCGTGTCTGAAGTAGAAAATCAGTTTAAGGAAACCCGCAAATCCATGGTGGGCGGTAAATCTGAAGCTGAAATTACGAAGAACGTGCAAACACTTAAATCTATGATTACGAGCGATGCTAAAGCTCTGGATGAAGGCGCTGCCGCTCGAGTAAATCCGTTTGTTTCTTTCGTCACCTCATCTTTTGGTCAAGCATTTATTATTCTGTTGCGTGAAGGCTTAGAAGCCATTCTTGTTGTGGCTGCTGTGATTGCTTATCTTGCAAAGCAGGGGCTTAAGCGTATGTTCCGTTATATTTATGCGGGCGTAGTCGCAGGTATTGCAGCATCAGCAGTTATGGCTGCAGCGCTGACATTTATTTTCAAAGCAGCAGGATCTCACCAAGAAGTTTTTGAAGGCATTACGGCGCTTATTGCTATGGTTATGTTGCTCTACACCAGCAACTGGATGCTGAGCAAATCCTCCCATGAAGCGTGGAGCGCATATGTAGATGAGAAAACGAAGAAGAGCATTTCTCATGGATCAGTCATGTCTTTAGCGCTCTTATCGTTCCTCGCTGTTTTCCGCGAGGGTGCTGAAACAGTTATTTTCTATGAAGCGCTCATGTCTATGACTACAGATAACGATTATATGCCGATTGTGTGGGGAGCACTGGCTGCAACGGTGGCGTTGATTGCTATCTTCCTCATTATTCGCTTCACATCTGTGAAGATTCCATATAAGCAATTCTTTACTGTTATGTCTATTCTGTTGTCGGTTCTCGTTGTTATTTTTGCTGGCTCTGGTCTGCATGAGCTGATTGAAGCCGACGTATTTGATGGCATATATATGGCTAACTGGCCAACCAATGACTTCCTCGGCTTGTATCCATACGTACAAACCGTTGTATTCCAAATTGTGATGGCAATTATTGTTATTGCACTCTACATTGTGTCTAGTGTGCGACGAGCACGTTTAACGCGCGCTCGCAATGATCAGGAGCTTCACAATTAA
- a CDS encoding iron transporter, with amino-acid sequence MKKTRLAAALALVLAGTLGLAACSNTASNNEATHNHADSSQKSDKKSDNKSESTSDGAGFEEFPIGDDQEVGPLNVAMVYFQPVDMEPAGMGLSAAEASFHLEADIHALKDNNLGYSKGDFVPDLTVSYEIINKETKETAASGTFMQMNADDGPHYGANVKLDKAGSYTVKLSIASPAEKGWTLHVDKETGVKGKFWTTPLEATFDWDYTPMQW; translated from the coding sequence ATGAAAAAAACACGTTTAGCAGCTGCTTTAGCACTTGTTTTAGCAGGAACTTTGGGATTGGCTGCCTGCAGTAACACTGCTAGCAACAATGAGGCAACCCATAATCATGCAGACAGCTCTCAGAAGTCAGATAAAAAGTCAGATAATAAGTCCGAATCCACAAGTGACGGCGCAGGTTTCGAAGAATTCCCTATTGGCGATGATCAGGAAGTGGGGCCATTGAACGTTGCAATGGTGTACTTCCAGCCAGTAGATATGGAACCTGCAGGTATGGGCTTGTCTGCTGCTGAGGCAAGTTTCCATCTGGAAGCAGATATTCATGCCTTAAAGGACAACAATCTTGGATATTCTAAGGGAGATTTCGTTCCAGATCTGACAGTATCTTACGAAATCATTAACAAAGAGACGAAAGAAACCGCTGCTTCAGGTACATTCATGCAGATGAATGCTGACGATGGCCCACACTATGGTGCTAACGTCAAGCTCGATAAAGCTGGTTCTTATACCGTTAAGTTGAGCATTGCTTCTCCTGCAGAAAAGGGTTGGACCCTGCACGTCGATAAAGAAACGGGCGTAAAAGGCAAGTTCTGGACCACTCCTCTCGAAGCAACTTTCGATTGGGACTACACTCCAATGCAGTGGTAA
- a CDS encoding Fe-S-containing protein, with protein MLEQFVHAFPGSLAPILLTMVYGAVCRPMDVQYHSRSRFLRVSGVIVGLVMAVIFAGLRATGVLTQRTVVNYPTLISCVILDAAAIATCIYVALRPNLSRRSAQSVNAIFALSLAVTYFRAFPDVILNVTNFVETGESIFTSDMLLRAVGFALGIAASVVIAAIFSSMKSSVSVRIFSITAVGLIVCIAAQHCIDLLQILFSTRTIRLNKTLFTALAWGLNHSLSIVIAQTVVFALPIMASLIAGWRRAQTGETIAIVRQHRKFKRHAYAAVAFSVLAVCAVSAILTYGVAATHQEIKLAEPEKYAIDNGIARIDVSQVNDGHLHRFKYQAHDGTIMYFLAIKKGAGSVVVVLDACDSCGDAGYYEKDGKIICKECDVAMNIATIGFKGGCNPVPLNFDNDGTTVTVKTTDLDAMSSYFKR; from the coding sequence ATGCTCGAGCAATTTGTTCATGCTTTTCCGGGATCGTTAGCGCCAATTCTGCTGACCATGGTGTACGGTGCTGTCTGCCGTCCTATGGATGTGCAGTATCATAGCCGTAGCCGATTCCTGCGTGTAAGTGGCGTTATCGTCGGTCTTGTGATGGCTGTGATTTTCGCTGGCTTACGAGCAACTGGCGTGCTCACGCAGCGTACAGTTGTCAACTATCCAACACTGATATCTTGCGTCATACTCGATGCAGCGGCTATTGCGACCTGCATTTATGTAGCTTTGCGACCAAACCTGTCTCGACGCAGCGCTCAGAGCGTGAATGCTATTTTTGCTTTAAGCCTTGCTGTAACCTATTTCCGAGCTTTTCCTGATGTTATTTTAAATGTGACCAATTTTGTGGAAACTGGTGAATCAATTTTCACCTCTGATATGTTGCTACGCGCTGTGGGATTTGCACTGGGCATTGCTGCAAGCGTGGTTATTGCAGCTATTTTTTCCTCTATGAAAAGCAGCGTATCCGTACGCATTTTTTCTATAACTGCTGTGGGGCTGATTGTATGCATAGCAGCCCAGCATTGCATTGATTTATTGCAAATTTTGTTTAGTACGCGCACAATTCGTTTGAATAAAACATTGTTTACAGCTTTGGCTTGGGGATTGAATCATAGCTTGAGCATTGTTATAGCTCAAACAGTGGTTTTTGCTCTGCCAATTATGGCTTCACTCATTGCCGGATGGCGTCGCGCTCAGACTGGTGAGACCATCGCTATTGTGCGTCAACATCGTAAATTTAAGCGTCACGCATATGCGGCTGTAGCTTTCAGCGTGCTGGCTGTGTGCGCTGTATCAGCAATATTAACTTACGGTGTTGCTGCCACGCATCAAGAAATTAAATTAGCTGAGCCAGAAAAATATGCGATTGATAACGGTATTGCTCGCATTGATGTATCTCAAGTTAATGATGGTCATCTTCACCGCTTCAAATATCAAGCACATGATGGAACTATCATGTATTTTCTGGCAATTAAAAAGGGAGCTGGATCTGTTGTGGTGGTGCTTGACGCTTGCGATAGCTGCGGTGACGCTGGATATTATGAGAAAGACGGCAAAATCATTTGTAAAGAATGCGATGTGGCTATGAATATTGCCACCATTGGCTTTAAAGGTGGCTGCAATCCGGTACCACTTAACTTCGATAATGATGGCACCACTGTTACTGTCAAAACGACGGATTTGGATGCCATGAGTTCATATTTCAAGCGATAG
- a CDS encoding FtsX-like permease family protein — MFWTMIRGAVLRRRSRALMAVIASAVGAATLFVLVMVCIVVPGQMTEEMRTYGANLVVTSNQTGQTEHGIQKMMVDHTTEMMRATGFDEIHATYRYETVRINSASYQMAGIDPDEVKAMNKFWDITGSWPGKMNQVLIGTDVAEKLSVHVGQSITVGDIEKNTALGTILDTDGTRMQIVGIVSTGGREDSMVYSTLDTLEHLTGEKRGADVIEYSSQASGADLTKLVTSINNMTSMNVTAQSVSKISTANASIIAMLTTLFWIISIVIVVLTLVGVSTTMTSIVSQRRNEIGLRKALGASHSSIAREFYVESALYGVAGGIIGVIVGCGVSVILIQAVFDRSVLPNVWLMVACIAVAAVIAIIASVLPVRKASRINPAVVLREE, encoded by the coding sequence ATGTTTTGGACCATGATCCGTGGAGCAGTTCTGCGTAGACGTTCGCGTGCGCTCATGGCTGTGATTGCCTCGGCAGTGGGAGCTGCAACTCTTTTTGTGCTGGTCATGGTGTGTATTGTGGTGCCGGGTCAGATGACCGAGGAAATGCGCACGTATGGCGCTAATCTAGTGGTTACCAGCAATCAGACTGGTCAAACTGAACATGGTATTCAGAAAATGATGGTCGATCATACTACTGAAATGATGCGTGCTACGGGTTTTGATGAAATTCATGCCACATATCGTTATGAAACGGTGCGTATTAATTCTGCTTCCTATCAAATGGCTGGTATTGATCCCGATGAAGTCAAAGCAATGAATAAGTTTTGGGATATTACCGGATCTTGGCCAGGCAAAATGAACCAAGTGCTCATCGGAACAGATGTGGCTGAAAAATTGAGTGTGCACGTGGGGCAAAGCATTACTGTAGGTGATATTGAGAAAAATACTGCGCTGGGAACGATTCTGGATACTGACGGTACGCGTATGCAAATTGTTGGAATTGTCAGTACGGGTGGTCGTGAAGATTCGATGGTTTATAGCACTCTTGACACTTTAGAGCACCTCACAGGTGAAAAGCGCGGTGCAGATGTGATTGAGTATTCTTCTCAAGCCAGCGGTGCAGATTTGACGAAACTTGTGACCAGTATTAATAACATGACTTCCATGAACGTGACTGCACAGTCAGTGAGTAAAATTTCAACTGCTAATGCCAGCATTATTGCGATGCTCACCACCTTATTCTGGATTATTTCCATTGTGATTGTGGTGCTTACCTTGGTTGGCGTTTCTACCACAATGACCTCCATCGTGTCGCAGCGCCGCAATGAAATTGGATTGCGTAAAGCCTTGGGAGCATCGCATAGTTCCATCGCCCGTGAATTCTACGTGGAGTCTGCGCTCTATGGAGTTGCTGGTGGCATTATCGGTGTGATTGTGGGGTGTGGAGTGTCTGTCATTCTTATTCAGGCAGTCTTTGACCGTTCTGTTCTGCCGAATGTGTGGCTTATGGTGGCTTGCATCGCTGTGGCAGCAGTTATTGCGATTATTGCATCTGTTCTCCCGGTGCGCAAAGCATCGCGAATTAATCCAGCAGTCGTATTGAGAGAAGAGTAA
- a CDS encoding ABC transporter ATP-binding protein codes for MDVVLHLEHVSKIYGELHALDDINLTVPRGQWLSIVGSSGSGKTTLMNIIGCLDTPSQGEVRLQGQNVEHLRERELAQVRKNVVGLVFQKFYLVQHLTAVENVMAAQYYHSVVDEKQAMEALRQVGLEDRAHHLPRQLSGGEQQRVCIARALINCPQIILADEPTGNLDEANEKIVLDLFKNLHEQGTTIIVVTHDSTVAGQAQREIMLNHGKLVGEKWNDEQAKADFESLAATDSSVIASTAGDFVDPTKSAKDTIDRAHFE; via the coding sequence ATGGACGTTGTATTACATTTAGAGCACGTATCGAAGATTTATGGTGAGCTTCATGCGCTCGATGATATTAATCTGACTGTTCCTCGTGGGCAGTGGTTGTCTATTGTTGGTTCCTCGGGGTCGGGTAAAACCACATTAATGAATATTATTGGCTGTTTAGATACGCCGAGCCAGGGTGAAGTTCGTTTGCAAGGGCAGAATGTGGAGCATTTGCGTGAACGTGAGCTAGCTCAGGTGCGTAAAAATGTGGTGGGCTTAGTCTTTCAAAAATTCTATCTCGTACAGCATTTAACGGCTGTGGAGAATGTGATGGCTGCGCAGTATTACCACTCTGTTGTGGATGAAAAACAGGCAATGGAAGCGCTGCGTCAGGTTGGTTTGGAAGATCGTGCACATCATTTACCACGTCAACTTTCCGGTGGTGAACAACAGCGTGTGTGTATTGCTCGTGCTTTGATTAACTGCCCACAGATTATTCTTGCTGATGAGCCAACGGGTAACTTAGATGAAGCCAATGAAAAAATCGTGCTTGATTTGTTTAAGAACCTGCATGAGCAAGGTACGACAATTATTGTGGTGACGCATGATTCCACCGTTGCAGGGCAAGCTCAGCGTGAGATTATGCTCAACCACGGTAAACTGGTGGGAGAAAAATGGAATGATGAGCAGGCTAAAGCAGATTTTGAGTCTTTAGCTGCGACTGACTCTTCCGTTATTGCCAGCACGGCTGGAGATTTTGTGGATCCAACGAAGTCGGCAAAAGATACGATTGATCGCGCTCATTTTGAATAG
- a CDS encoding FMN-binding protein has protein sequence MVRKQGAIASVGVLAVGVLLAGCASQSPAAGSNTDTQSESSSNSEQSQQSSGDNLSNDVKFPQAGVDTGVYADGTYSVSGSYGEYGSSTMDVSITLGDGTINDVTVKPTNTSAISQRYSKAFMKQIDGQVVGKQLKDLKLDTVAGASWTTEAFNTALNNIRGDASAAAAQ, from the coding sequence ATGGTAAGAAAGCAGGGTGCAATAGCTAGTGTGGGAGTATTAGCTGTAGGTGTATTGCTGGCAGGGTGTGCTTCTCAATCTCCAGCGGCAGGCTCAAATACCGATACACAAAGTGAATCCAGCAGTAACTCTGAACAGTCACAACAATCATCAGGCGATAATCTGAGCAATGATGTGAAATTCCCTCAAGCTGGTGTGGATACTGGCGTATATGCAGACGGCACATACAGTGTGAGTGGAAGCTATGGTGAGTATGGCTCTAGCACTATGGATGTGTCGATTACCTTAGGTGACGGAACTATTAACGATGTGACCGTAAAGCCAACGAATACGAGTGCCATTTCACAACGCTATTCCAAGGCGTTTATGAAGCAGATTGATGGTCAAGTGGTGGGAAAACAGCTTAAAGATTTGAAGCTGGACACTGTGGCGGGAGCCAGCTGGACTACTGAAGCATTTAATACGGCATTGAATAATATTCGTGGTGATGCCTCTGCCGCTGCTGCGCAGTAA
- a CDS encoding type II toxin-antitoxin system Phd/YefM family antitoxin, giving the protein MIAVNYTQFRSEMKSYMDAVIDDCETLTVTRKENKNVVIISEKSYNNLLENIYVMADKVNYDWLMESKKQLEQG; this is encoded by the coding sequence ATGATTGCAGTAAACTACACTCAATTCCGCAGTGAAATGAAGTCATATATGGATGCGGTAATAGATGATTGTGAAACGCTTACGGTTACCAGAAAAGAGAATAAAAATGTTGTTATTATTTCTGAGAAATCGTATAACAATCTTCTAGAGAATATTTATGTTATGGCAGATAAAGTCAATTACGATTGGTTGATGGAGTCTAAGAAACAGTTAGAACAAGGATAA
- a CDS encoding type II toxin-antitoxin system YoeB family toxin: MAIGKPERFSVNLASFWSRRTNDKDRLIYSVDNDTVSILSCRHHYRKN; this comes from the coding sequence GTGGCAATCGGTAAACCAGAACGGTTCTCAGTTAATCTAGCTAGTTTTTGGAGTAGACGCACTAACGATAAAGATAGACTTATTTATAGTGTGGATAACGATACTGTATCTATACTGTCTTGCAGACATCACTACAGAAAAAACTAA
- a CDS encoding LytTR family DNA-binding domain-containing protein: MLSVCIAEDEEIFRRQLCDFLRRYAMQTRQQIYVDDYCDGDELMQHYRIGCDIVLLDIEMNLLNGLETAQKIREIDESVTILFITNAPQYAMRGYEVRAFDYVLKPVTYDVFVQHFERAVRALEKRQKPQQHISIPVQSNLRRIDTDTITYAEVRDHTLIVHTTSGDVIRRGTISKLERELDPSVFFRCHKMFLVNLDFVDGVQGSEISVAGDTILVSRARRRQFLDALNERMSVVGI; the protein is encoded by the coding sequence ATGCTGTCAGTCTGTATAGCGGAGGATGAGGAGATTTTCCGTCGACAGTTATGTGATTTTTTGCGTCGTTATGCTATGCAAACACGACAGCAGATATATGTAGACGACTATTGCGACGGTGACGAATTAATGCAGCACTATCGCATTGGCTGTGACATTGTGTTGTTAGATATCGAGATGAATCTACTGAATGGCCTCGAAACAGCACAAAAAATACGAGAAATAGATGAATCTGTAACAATTCTTTTCATTACAAATGCTCCCCAATATGCTATGCGCGGCTATGAGGTGAGAGCTTTTGACTATGTGCTTAAACCAGTGACTTATGATGTCTTTGTTCAACACTTTGAGAGGGCAGTGCGCGCTTTAGAAAAAAGACAAAAGCCCCAACAACACATATCTATACCAGTTCAGAGTAATTTACGACGCATAGATACAGATACAATTACCTACGCTGAAGTTCGTGATCACACACTTATTGTGCATACTACATCTGGAGATGTCATAAGGCGCGGCACAATAAGTAAACTTGAACGTGAACTGGATCCCTCTGTATTTTTCAGATGTCATAAGATGTTTTTGGTTAATTTGGATTTCGTAGACGGTGTGCAAGGATCAGAAATTTCGGTAGCCGGGGACACGATATTGGTAAGTCGTGCGCGTAGAAGGCAATTTTTAGATGCTTTGAATGAGAGAATGAGTGTGGTGGGGATATGA
- a CDS encoding GHKL domain-containing protein, with translation MFGEFSASLEYQIYYFVVAGGYLPDSALTNVLCLAIVHSLIFLVGIFMWSAKLWENGILTVHWRELLTAIYIGAFAYVLSNISYVLTDTPFSASLSSELFIIRTLTDFGGVAVLLVYDRQLRERMLNTEQAMLRSMLRMQHNTYQNSKASMDLVNRKYHDLKHQIALLRAQDGDIDRKKYLDQLEQEISIFESVHRTGNDVLDSMLNAKALRCHAQNIEMVVIAQGEILNFMDAMDLCNLFGNALDNAIEAVELVPDMSRRMIRVVVSQQRNFVRILIENQHVNEVTFDNGVPRSNKGNQDNHGYGFKSIRDIVHRYEGTVRAQTQDGWFSLSILMPLSKV, from the coding sequence ATGTTTGGAGAATTTTCGGCCTCCTTAGAGTATCAAATTTACTATTTTGTTGTTGCTGGTGGCTATTTGCCTGATAGTGCGCTAACGAACGTGCTGTGCCTAGCTATTGTGCATTCACTGATTTTTCTGGTTGGCATTTTTATGTGGTCGGCAAAATTATGGGAGAATGGGATCCTAACAGTGCATTGGCGCGAGCTCTTGACGGCAATTTATATTGGTGCTTTTGCTTATGTTTTGAGTAATATCAGCTATGTTTTAACTGATACCCCATTTAGCGCGTCATTATCATCTGAGCTTTTTATTATTCGTACGCTTACTGATTTTGGTGGTGTAGCTGTTTTGCTTGTTTATGATAGGCAGCTTCGTGAAAGAATGCTTAATACTGAACAGGCAATGCTGCGTTCTATGCTACGTATGCAGCACAACACATATCAAAATTCCAAGGCTAGCATGGACTTGGTGAATCGTAAATATCATGATCTTAAGCATCAGATTGCATTGTTACGTGCTCAAGATGGTGATATAGATCGTAAAAAGTATCTTGATCAGTTAGAACAAGAAATTAGCATTTTTGAGTCTGTGCATCGTACTGGTAACGATGTGCTTGACTCAATGCTCAACGCCAAGGCTTTGCGTTGTCATGCGCAAAATATTGAAATGGTTGTTATTGCTCAGGGTGAGATTCTCAATTTCATGGATGCTATGGATTTATGCAATCTTTTTGGAAATGCGCTTGATAATGCGATAGAAGCCGTCGAACTGGTGCCTGATATGTCACGTCGTATGATACGTGTTGTCGTTTCTCAGCAGCGCAATTTTGTTCGTATTCTTATAGAGAATCAGCATGTTAACGAAGTTACGTTTGATAACGGTGTGCCAAGGAGTAATAAAGGCAACCAGGACAACCACGGGTATGGTTTTAAAAGTATACGAGATATTGTTCATCGCTATGAAGGAACGGTGCGAGCACAAACACAAGATGGCTGGTTTTCTTTATCCATACTTATGCCGCTGAGCAAAGTCTGA